Proteins encoded within one genomic window of Pontibacillus halophilus JSM 076056 = DSM 19796:
- a CDS encoding SDR family oxidoreductase — translation MGNSYLFTGYPGFLTSRLVEALLTRREDVDRCYLLVLPSFRNQAEEQLLEIRERVGQTFDQLEIVEGDITLPDLGIQASTNRRILQEVTHVYHLAAIYDLATPFQPAYEVNVIGTKQVTDWVSQAPNLEQYTYVSTAYVSGRRSGPIYEGELSHNRGFHNFYEETKYEAEIYVQRNQSRIPTTIVRPGIVVGHSETGETAKFDGPYFILNLLGRMRHFRTIPYIGEGEGEGNFVPYDYVIDTLLYVSHDRRAIGKTLHVTDPCPYKVKEVYRMLSEGLLQRTPTSHLSFQLCEKGLNFKMAQKWLHVPKESLPYFKHDGHYDTSELSSLLANTSIRCPDFKDIVPTMIRYYEKHQKDERKQVTLT, via the coding sequence ATGGGAAACTCTTATTTGTTCACAGGATATCCAGGCTTTCTGACAAGTCGATTGGTGGAGGCGCTGTTAACGCGGCGAGAGGACGTAGACCGATGCTATCTCCTAGTGCTGCCTTCCTTTCGGAACCAAGCAGAAGAGCAGCTACTCGAGATAAGAGAACGAGTTGGTCAAACGTTTGATCAATTAGAAATTGTTGAAGGGGATATTACATTGCCTGACTTAGGCATTCAGGCGTCCACGAACAGAAGAATTCTTCAAGAAGTCACCCATGTCTATCATTTGGCTGCCATTTATGACTTAGCTACCCCATTCCAGCCTGCTTATGAAGTGAATGTCATTGGAACAAAGCAAGTAACAGACTGGGTTAGCCAAGCTCCAAATCTTGAACAGTATACGTATGTGAGCACGGCTTATGTCTCAGGAAGACGTTCTGGTCCTATCTATGAAGGAGAATTGTCTCACAATCGTGGCTTTCACAACTTCTACGAAGAGACGAAATACGAGGCTGAGATTTACGTGCAGCGGAATCAATCTAGGATTCCAACAACCATTGTTCGTCCAGGAATTGTAGTTGGGCACTCTGAGACAGGAGAAACGGCTAAGTTCGACGGACCGTACTTTATCTTAAACTTGTTGGGGCGTATGAGACACTTCCGCACCATACCGTACATAGGGGAAGGTGAGGGGGAAGGGAACTTTGTTCCTTATGATTACGTGATTGACACGCTTCTTTATGTGAGTCATGACAGAAGAGCAATTGGGAAAACACTTCATGTCACAGACCCTTGCCCTTATAAAGTGAAAGAAGTCTATCGAATGCTAAGTGAAGGACTGTTGCAACGAACACCAACTTCACATCTATCATTCCAGCTATGCGAGAAAGGCTTGAATTTCAAGATGGCTCAGAAATGGCTCCATGTCCCGAAAGAAAGTCTGCCATATTTTAAGCATGACGGTCACTACGATACGTCAGAATTAAGCTCGCTTCTTGCGAACACTTCCATACGTTGCCCTGATTTTAAGGATATCGTGCCTACCATGATCCGCTATTATGAGAAGCACCAGAAAGATGAGCGAAAGCAAGTGACGCTCACCTAA
- the fabG gene encoding 3-oxoacyl-ACP reductase FabG, with protein sequence MRLSNHVSIITGGANGIGFEAARTFAEEGASVVIADYNEEVGAERVASLREEGLEVTFIVVDVSSHESAAQMVAKAVSIYGKVDSLINNAGITDDAMLKKMTTEQFRRVIDVNLIGVFNCTQAVLPTMTEAGKGKIVNTASVSGAYGNIGQTNYAAAKAGVIGMTKTWAKELGRKGINVNAVAPGFTETAMVESVPKELVQQLKSQIPLQRLGKPKDVAYAYLFLCSRESDYVHGHVLHVDGGIVM encoded by the coding sequence GTGAGACTGTCAAACCATGTGTCCATCATTACAGGTGGTGCGAACGGGATTGGATTTGAGGCCGCACGCACATTTGCGGAGGAAGGGGCTTCTGTTGTCATTGCGGATTACAACGAAGAAGTGGGTGCAGAACGTGTGGCTTCCCTGCGTGAAGAGGGATTGGAAGTTACGTTTATCGTAGTGGATGTGTCGAGTCATGAGAGTGCAGCTCAAATGGTTGCTAAAGCCGTATCCATTTATGGGAAAGTTGATAGTCTAATCAATAATGCTGGAATAACAGATGATGCAATGCTTAAGAAGATGACGACAGAGCAATTTCGCCGAGTCATTGATGTCAATTTAATCGGAGTTTTCAATTGTACACAGGCTGTACTGCCTACAATGACTGAAGCCGGCAAAGGGAAAATTGTGAATACAGCATCCGTTTCTGGAGCTTATGGAAATATTGGACAAACTAACTACGCCGCAGCAAAAGCTGGCGTGATTGGGATGACAAAGACATGGGCGAAAGAATTAGGGAGAAAAGGCATTAACGTGAACGCCGTTGCGCCTGGCTTTACCGAGACAGCCATGGTTGAATCTGTCCCGAAAGAGCTTGTACAACAACTGAAATCTCAAATCCCACTACAAAGACTTGGAAAGCCAAAAGACGTTGCATATGCCTATCTGTTCTTATGTTCAAGGGAATCTGACTATGTTCACGGTCACGTGTTACACGTTGATGGCGGAATCGTCATGTAA
- a CDS encoding LLM class flavin-dependent oxidoreductase — translation MLTIKLSVLDQSPIMTGLDAKEAFRQSTELAKRTDELGYYRYWVSEHHSSHSLAGSAPEILVAHLAANTNRIRVGTGGILLPHYSAYKIAESFRVLESLYPNRIDLGIGRAPGGMPNVNLALNNGRHPNVEHYPNQIRELMAYLHGEDPHGLNVYATPTGDTVPPIWMLGSSGTSARLAADIGASYSFAHFINGYGGTRAMDRYLQAFQPSIQQKEPNGLVSIFAVCADTEERAEELASTLDLAILRIESGRGNEGFPTVEEAKQQQYSVFEKERIQENRSRMIVGSQQQVKQQIEALASSYSVDEVMVNTIVHPLEDRIRSYELLAEAFQLES, via the coding sequence ATGTTGACCATTAAACTAAGCGTGCTAGACCAGTCGCCCATTATGACGGGTCTAGATGCAAAGGAAGCATTTCGACAATCTACTGAGTTAGCAAAGCGAACTGATGAGCTTGGTTACTACCGGTATTGGGTCTCTGAACATCACAGCTCTCATAGCCTAGCTGGTTCTGCACCAGAAATACTCGTTGCCCACCTCGCTGCAAATACAAATCGTATTCGAGTGGGTACAGGTGGAATCTTGCTCCCTCACTACAGCGCCTACAAGATAGCTGAATCATTTCGTGTACTTGAAAGTCTGTACCCGAACCGGATTGACCTTGGGATTGGCCGTGCACCAGGCGGAATGCCAAATGTTAATTTAGCCTTAAACAATGGCCGGCATCCGAACGTAGAGCATTATCCAAATCAAATTCGCGAATTGATGGCTTATTTGCACGGAGAAGATCCACATGGTTTAAATGTGTACGCAACTCCAACAGGAGATACCGTCCCTCCCATTTGGATGCTTGGGTCAAGTGGAACAAGCGCTCGACTTGCAGCAGACATTGGCGCTTCCTATTCCTTCGCCCATTTCATTAATGGATATGGAGGCACCCGTGCAATGGACCGCTACTTACAGGCCTTTCAACCATCTATTCAACAGAAAGAGCCAAATGGTCTCGTCTCCATTTTCGCTGTATGTGCAGACACCGAAGAACGAGCGGAAGAGCTTGCTTCCACTTTAGACTTGGCTATTCTACGCATCGAATCTGGAAGAGGGAACGAAGGATTTCCAACAGTAGAAGAAGCCAAACAACAGCAGTATTCCGTATTTGAGAAAGAACGTATTCAAGAGAACCGTAGCCGTATGATTGTCGGCTCACAACAGCAAGTAAAACAGCAGATTGAAGCGTTAGCGAGCAGTTATTCCGTTGATGAAGTCATGGTGAACACCATTGTTCACCCACTTGAAGACCGAATCCGTTCTTATGAATTGCTCGCTGAAGCGTTTCAGCTTGAGTCTTAA
- a CDS encoding VOC family protein, with protein sequence MKIDHVVRFHPAPERANLDHPTLQIANGGHHPSWGTYNSLAHFQNDAYMEWLGINDPELAKECKNPLIQETYEASKRKEAYTFQLALQTSSITDHIHHWNVAGIPFKGPFDGSRKTTNGEIIQWSMAFPCSEEVFLPFFIEWKHTTAPDPTHVNKRPLSPIQIVLPNLDQTFDQWSKLSPYMSLTRSHDSFHCTLLNGSLHVSRRNEFAIHVPF encoded by the coding sequence ATGAAGATTGATCATGTTGTACGGTTTCACCCAGCTCCAGAACGTGCAAACTTAGACCATCCTACCTTACAAATTGCGAATGGTGGTCATCACCCTTCATGGGGGACGTACAATTCACTTGCCCATTTTCAGAATGATGCCTATATGGAGTGGCTCGGAATTAACGACCCAGAACTTGCGAAAGAGTGTAAGAATCCTCTAATTCAAGAAACATACGAGGCTTCTAAAAGAAAAGAAGCGTACACGTTCCAACTTGCCCTTCAAACATCTTCCATCACAGATCACATCCACCATTGGAACGTAGCTGGCATTCCATTTAAGGGCCCATTTGACGGGAGCCGCAAGACCACAAACGGGGAAATCATTCAATGGTCGATGGCATTTCCTTGTAGCGAAGAGGTATTTCTTCCCTTCTTCATAGAGTGGAAACATACGACTGCTCCTGATCCTACACATGTAAACAAACGCCCGCTCTCCCCTATTCAAATTGTACTTCCAAATCTTGATCAAACGTTTGATCAGTGGTCTAAACTCTCTCCATATATGAGTTTGACCCGCTCACATGACTCCTTTCATTGCACCCTTCTGAATGGAAGCTTGCATGTTTCTAGAAGAAATGAATTCGCTATCCACGTCCCTTTCTAA
- a CDS encoding BMP family lipoprotein, translating into MMKHVLRISFMMLLLFISACSANATDESSVPSVGLLTTESGLGDGSFSDSALQGLERAREELEVTFDYREPLDGDYEASLRELIERDHALIIGLAYQTQPAIEKLAEEYPDQQFAIIDSVSELPNVSSITFKENEGSYLIGLIAGMRTETNEVGFIGGEDTEVIQRFETGFVNGVKDANKEATIQTTYTGSFDDDQLGAEAARKMIEQDADFLFPVAGYTGLGVLEEAQKSNIYAFGVDSDQFFLAEKAVVTSMLKRIDNAVYDLAKSVADKESLTGDHTVLGLKEDGVGLAPIRLIQLTNEEQETLDAALKEGEE; encoded by the coding sequence ATGATGAAGCACGTATTACGCATCAGTTTCATGATGTTGCTCCTGTTCATCTCTGCTTGTTCAGCCAATGCTACAGATGAAAGCTCTGTGCCAAGCGTTGGACTGCTGACGACGGAGTCTGGACTAGGAGATGGATCATTTAGTGATTCTGCTCTACAGGGGTTGGAACGAGCAAGAGAGGAACTCGAGGTGACATTTGATTACCGCGAACCACTAGATGGAGACTATGAAGCGAGTCTACGAGAATTAATTGAACGTGACCACGCGTTAATTATAGGCCTTGCCTATCAAACACAGCCGGCCATCGAGAAACTGGCCGAAGAATATCCTGACCAGCAATTTGCCATTATTGATAGTGTATCTGAACTTCCAAATGTATCCTCCATCACATTCAAAGAAAACGAAGGAAGCTATTTAATAGGACTGATTGCAGGAATGCGTACGGAAACGAATGAGGTTGGCTTTATCGGTGGAGAAGACACCGAGGTGATTCAACGCTTTGAAACTGGATTTGTTAATGGCGTGAAAGACGCCAATAAAGAGGCAACCATTCAAACGACGTACACAGGATCCTTCGATGATGACCAACTGGGAGCTGAAGCAGCAAGAAAGATGATTGAGCAAGATGCTGACTTTCTGTTCCCTGTTGCTGGCTATACCGGACTAGGTGTACTCGAAGAAGCCCAGAAAAGCAATATCTATGCATTTGGTGTGGATTCGGACCAATTCTTCCTCGCTGAGAAAGCCGTTGTTACGTCCATGTTGAAACGAATTGATAACGCAGTCTATGACTTGGCTAAATCCGTTGCGGATAAAGAAAGCCTGACTGGAGACCATACAGTACTTGGATTGAAAGAGGATGGAGTTGGACTGGCTCCCATCCGTTTAATACAATTAACGAACGAAGAACAAGAGACGCTTGATGCCGCATTGAAAGAAGGGGAGGAATAA
- a CDS encoding methyl-accepting chemotaxis protein, protein MTIRKRIILLSSIPLVLSLALIGVIVFQMVGVQQSNTNNAQILMDVESLEGDMVSSRQALMNYAVNPSEANRREASSLLESLSEEMTAVGDSIVTSDQLYWHERMSTKFEELKTITKNALSAGQNNEVKRQAARTSGLMNDVIMLKVASQQWFDGKQNEAKQAIGGLLVFTGIASVVLIVISILASWRLSTSIGSPLKQLSHYAETIANGDLTVQVDVKTSTKNEIGQLSEAFRMMVDNLRTTVMAIEKVGTQVRQFSTDVTNEMNTLTESTSQVAVSTDELAQGSQSIASDIQDATQLVSQMNDQFTSNLDRSQHSRESSEHALQSVQSGQVQIQKQRQLMEDSVEATSEITHSVQSFVHYTEDIVKTAQVVNDIASQTNLLALNAAIEAARAGEQGKGFAVVADEIRKLADQSTSATNQIFTMVDQIKSGILSIQSISEQSSALVSEQNETLTDTEAVFTEINDNVHNIFSHLSDLATGMDESSTMNSQVASAMENVSAVTEETAAGTEEISASAEEQQRSFHQVQGQVQDLQSMIQDLEKQLNQFKLT, encoded by the coding sequence ATGACAATTAGAAAACGAATTATTCTCTTATCCTCCATCCCACTCGTACTAAGTTTGGCGCTCATTGGTGTTATTGTCTTTCAGATGGTTGGCGTACAGCAAAGCAATACGAACAATGCCCAAATTCTAATGGATGTTGAAAGTCTAGAAGGGGACATGGTTTCCTCAAGGCAAGCGTTGATGAACTACGCTGTAAATCCTTCAGAAGCCAATCGCAGAGAAGCATCTAGTCTTCTTGAGAGTTTGTCAGAGGAAATGACTGCTGTAGGAGATAGCATCGTAACGAGCGATCAATTGTATTGGCATGAACGAATGTCTACGAAATTCGAGGAACTGAAGACGATTACAAAGAACGCATTAAGCGCTGGACAGAACAACGAGGTGAAACGTCAAGCTGCCCGGACATCTGGACTCATGAATGACGTCATTATGCTGAAGGTTGCTTCACAACAATGGTTTGACGGGAAGCAGAACGAGGCAAAGCAAGCAATTGGAGGTTTATTGGTCTTTACAGGGATTGCAAGTGTTGTCTTAATCGTGATCTCCATCCTTGCATCTTGGAGGCTGAGTACGTCTATTGGCAGCCCATTGAAGCAGCTCTCGCACTATGCTGAAACGATCGCGAATGGAGATTTAACCGTTCAAGTTGATGTTAAGACTTCAACAAAGAACGAAATTGGGCAGCTAAGCGAAGCCTTCCGCATGATGGTGGATAACTTAAGAACAACGGTTATGGCCATCGAGAAGGTTGGAACGCAAGTACGCCAATTTAGCACAGATGTAACGAATGAGATGAACACATTAACAGAAAGTACGTCCCAAGTGGCTGTATCAACCGATGAGCTTGCTCAAGGTAGCCAATCGATTGCAAGTGACATTCAAGATGCGACTCAGCTCGTAAGTCAAATGAATGACCAGTTCACATCAAACCTCGACCGCTCTCAACACTCAAGGGAATCGAGTGAACATGCCCTTCAAAGTGTTCAATCGGGGCAGGTGCAAATACAAAAGCAGCGACAGCTAATGGAAGACAGCGTCGAGGCCACAAGTGAGATTACTCATTCTGTTCAATCGTTTGTTCACTATACAGAAGACATCGTAAAGACTGCGCAAGTGGTGAATGACATTGCAAGTCAGACGAACTTGCTAGCATTAAACGCAGCGATTGAAGCCGCCCGCGCTGGTGAACAAGGAAAAGGGTTCGCGGTTGTAGCGGACGAAATTCGAAAGCTAGCCGACCAATCTACATCGGCTACGAATCAAATCTTTACGATGGTCGATCAAATTAAATCAGGTATATTATCTATACAATCCATTTCGGAACAATCATCCGCACTCGTGTCTGAACAGAACGAGACCTTAACGGATACAGAAGCCGTGTTTACAGAGATTAACGATAACGTTCACAACATCTTCTCCCATTTAAGTGACTTAGCCACTGGAATGGATGAATCAAGTACGATGAACAGTCAAGTTGCTTCTGCAATGGAGAATGTCAGCGCCGTCACAGAAGAAACCGCAGCTGGAACAGAAGAGATCTCCGCATCAGCAGAAGAACAACAACGCTCGTTCCACCAAGTACAAGGACAGGTACAAGACCTTCAATCTATGATTCAAGATTTAGAGAAACAGCTCAACCAATTTAAATTAACCTAA
- a CDS encoding DUF2164 domain-containing protein: MTVKLTMDEKNDIQSIIQRFFEQERGEELGIIGTEQFFAMIDEEIGRYYYNKGLVDAKRLIEEKMMGVDEDISALEILPPRRPRIK; the protein is encoded by the coding sequence ATGACTGTAAAGCTGACTATGGATGAGAAGAACGATATTCAATCAATCATTCAGCGTTTTTTCGAACAAGAGCGCGGGGAAGAGTTGGGAATAATCGGGACAGAACAGTTCTTTGCTATGATTGATGAAGAGATTGGGCGTTATTATTACAATAAAGGACTCGTAGATGCGAAGCGACTTATTGAAGAGAAGATGATGGGTGTGGATGAAGATATCAGCGCCTTGGAGATTCTCCCCCCTAGACGTCCGCGTATAAAGTAA
- a CDS encoding GNAT family N-acetyltransferase codes for MFTRNVQSEDYEIVVDKMNEWWGGEEMHSVLPRFFFYQFRDSSYVIQDNHEVIGFLIGFPSRSTPTYAYLYLIGIDPRYRRQGLASSLYKRFFQAVYEKGCKEVHCTTLASNEGSIQYHEKLGFTRIDETEENASGLMKEGSIMMRKELRGEKEDDCKADYG; via the coding sequence ATGTTTACTAGAAATGTACAAAGTGAAGACTATGAGATTGTAGTGGACAAGATGAATGAGTGGTGGGGCGGTGAAGAGATGCATTCTGTTTTACCGCGATTTTTCTTCTACCAATTTCGGGATAGCAGTTACGTTATTCAGGACAACCACGAAGTAATCGGGTTTCTTATAGGTTTCCCTTCCAGGTCTACCCCAACTTATGCTTACCTCTACTTAATCGGAATCGACCCACGCTATCGTAGGCAAGGACTTGCCTCAAGTCTCTACAAACGTTTCTTTCAAGCCGTGTATGAGAAAGGGTGCAAGGAAGTACACTGCACAACACTTGCATCGAATGAAGGCTCGATTCAGTATCACGAGAAACTTGGCTTCACACGTATCGATGAAACAGAAGAGAACGCATCAGGTCTCATGAAAGAAGGTTCCATTATGATGCGCAAAGAGTTACGAGGAGAGAAGGAAGATGACTGTAAAGCTGACTATGGATGA
- a CDS encoding class I SAM-dependent methyltransferase encodes MGFLFSQFSKPKGLIGKLAGTFMYKENAAINEWTSSFLDIKEDDRVLEIGFGPGYCIQHLCEQQREVNVTGIDPSGDMVDQASKRNRQYLHEGRVELYEGEAGLVCQLEGTFDKVLAINNITYWKNPVKTLTQIRQRLAPNGRIAITVQPHEKGATDETSHNLGEQIHSLLTQAGYNGISIYLKDDEPTNVTCVVASRGEKA; translated from the coding sequence ATGGGATTCCTATTTTCCCAGTTTTCAAAGCCTAAAGGGTTAATCGGTAAACTAGCTGGGACCTTTATGTATAAAGAGAATGCAGCCATTAATGAATGGACGTCTTCGTTTCTAGATATTAAAGAAGATGATCGTGTACTGGAGATTGGCTTCGGACCTGGTTATTGTATCCAACATTTATGTGAACAGCAGCGTGAGGTAAATGTCACGGGAATTGACCCATCAGGAGATATGGTTGACCAAGCCTCAAAGCGTAACCGTCAATACTTGCACGAAGGGCGAGTTGAGCTCTACGAAGGAGAGGCGGGACTTGTCTGTCAGCTGGAGGGCACCTTTGATAAGGTGCTTGCCATTAATAATATTACGTATTGGAAGAATCCTGTGAAGACGCTAACACAAATACGGCAGCGTCTAGCGCCTAATGGAAGAATTGCCATTACCGTTCAACCCCATGAAAAGGGCGCAACAGATGAGACGTCGCACAATTTAGGGGAACAAATTCATTCACTCTTAACTCAAGCGGGTTACAACGGGATTTCCATTTATCTGAAGGATGACGAGCCGACAAATGTGACGTGCGTGGTAGCATCTCGTGGAGAGAAAGCATAG
- a CDS encoding SIMPL domain-containing protein, translating to MYRGSIPQASMRATSDRTLFVSGSGIVQAEPDLANIQLGVVTQDQELTTAQQQNGQRMNDVMAALTKLGIDAEDIQTVDYTIYPQYDYIDGKQEFSGYQVTHTISVTIKQLDQTGLVIDTGVANGANRVSNIQFTLQDPELYYEQALTAALKDAIQKANLISSELQLQLDPVPTKIVERTQSTPAPYQTLTKAEAAAPPSTSIEPGQLQITANVDTTFQYLA from the coding sequence ATGTATAGAGGTTCCATTCCTCAAGCTTCAATGCGCGCTACATCCGACCGGACTTTATTTGTTAGTGGATCAGGTATCGTACAAGCTGAGCCCGACCTCGCTAACATTCAACTTGGTGTGGTTACACAAGACCAAGAGCTCACAACCGCCCAACAGCAAAACGGGCAACGAATGAACGACGTCATGGCTGCCCTCACCAAGCTTGGTATTGATGCGGAGGATATTCAAACGGTAGATTATACGATTTACCCTCAATACGATTATATTGATGGGAAGCAGGAATTCAGCGGCTATCAAGTGACTCACACTATATCCGTTACGATTAAACAACTGGACCAGACTGGACTTGTGATTGATACAGGGGTGGCCAATGGCGCGAATCGAGTTTCCAACATCCAATTTACCCTACAGGACCCCGAACTCTATTATGAACAAGCCTTAACTGCGGCTTTGAAGGACGCTATTCAAAAGGCTAACCTGATTAGTAGTGAGCTTCAGCTCCAGCTGGACCCTGTCCCAACAAAGATTGTGGAACGAACTCAATCCACTCCCGCTCCCTACCAAACCCTTACGAAAGCAGAAGCAGCCGCACCACCAAGTACATCGATTGAACCAGGTCAACTTCAAATCACCGCGAATGTGGATACCACATTTCAGTATTTGGCTTAG
- a CDS encoding Bax inhibitor-1/YccA family protein produces MNNTNQQLLGKVLSTFTLSLAFACIGLWVGQYVPPALFLPLVILEFAMLLFAFFLRKAKKVGYFFLYLFTSISGMTMYPAISFYISSIGATTVLIILGVTTLIFIALSLYAWTTKRDLSFLGGILFSALLALLLVWLLHVIFDFGSSAVLVITIISIILFSGFIIYDINQIKHRSFTKEDVPLLALNLYINFINLFLDLLRLVNIFKNND; encoded by the coding sequence ATGAACAACACGAACCAACAATTACTCGGAAAAGTACTCAGTACCTTCACGCTTTCCCTCGCATTTGCGTGTATCGGTTTATGGGTTGGACAATACGTGCCACCAGCACTCTTCCTTCCACTTGTCATACTTGAATTTGCGATGCTGCTTTTTGCTTTCTTTCTAAGAAAGGCTAAGAAAGTCGGCTACTTCTTCCTCTATTTGTTCACGAGTATATCTGGGATGACCATGTATCCTGCTATCTCGTTCTACATTAGTTCCATAGGTGCAACTACCGTGCTCATCATACTTGGTGTAACGACATTGATTTTTATCGCACTGTCCTTGTATGCATGGACAACAAAACGCGATCTAAGCTTTCTTGGAGGCATCTTGTTTAGCGCCTTACTTGCCCTGTTGTTGGTATGGCTTCTCCACGTTATCTTTGACTTTGGAAGTAGTGCGGTATTAGTCATCACCATCATTAGTATTATTCTGTTCTCTGGCTTTATCATTTATGACATTAACCAGATCAAACACCGTTCATTTACGAAAGAAGACGTACCGTTACTAGCCCTGAATCTTTATATCAACTTCATTAATCTGTTCTTAGACTTGCTTCGCCTTGTGAATATCTTTAAGAATAATGACTAA
- a CDS encoding MerR family transcriptional regulator, whose translation MAYTVKEVAGLSGVSVRTLHYYDEIGLLMPAYKGENGYRYYEERELELLQQVLFFRELGMNLETIRELLQEQDFHVIQALKTHRKHLVQKAERLQQLVDTIDRTIEAKKGEWMMNPKEMFDGFQKEQQQEYERELIKEYGPDAEGLIKESWNNIKSWKKEEFDEMKEKNKELNRRFAELIEEGEAPEGKRAQQLVVEHYNWINAFYTPTKEVYEGLGELYVTHPDFKRNYDRVHPHLAEYLRQAMKEYASHNL comes from the coding sequence ATGGCATATACCGTGAAAGAAGTTGCAGGGTTATCTGGGGTGAGCGTTAGAACGTTGCATTATTACGACGAGATTGGATTGCTAATGCCTGCGTACAAGGGAGAAAATGGATACCGTTATTATGAGGAGCGGGAGCTGGAGTTGTTGCAGCAGGTCTTATTCTTTCGGGAATTAGGCATGAACCTTGAGACAATTCGTGAGCTGCTCCAAGAGCAGGATTTCCATGTCATTCAAGCATTGAAAACCCATCGCAAGCACCTCGTTCAGAAAGCAGAACGTCTTCAGCAACTGGTTGATACAATCGACCGAACGATTGAAGCGAAGAAGGGAGAATGGATGATGAACCCGAAAGAAATGTTCGACGGTTTCCAAAAGGAACAACAACAGGAGTATGAACGTGAACTAATCAAGGAATATGGCCCGGATGCAGAAGGATTGATTAAGGAATCTTGGAATAACATCAAGTCTTGGAAGAAAGAAGAGTTTGATGAAATGAAGGAAAAGAATAAAGAATTAAATCGACGCTTCGCCGAGCTTATTGAAGAAGGGGAAGCGCCAGAGGGGAAGAGAGCCCAACAGCTTGTAGTAGAGCACTACAACTGGATTAATGCCTTCTACACCCCAACGAAGGAAGTTTATGAAGGGTTAGGAGAGTTATACGTCACCCACCCAGACTTCAAGAGAAACTATGACCGCGTTCACCCGCACTTGGCTGAATACTTGCGACAAGCCATGAAGGAATACGCATCTCATAACTTATGA